GCATCTCCCAGTTCTCTTCGAGCACGGCGACGGCCTCGTCGGGACTCAGCGCCGCGCGGTAGGGCGTGTCGCGGATCATGGCGACGTAGCTCTCGACCACGCTCACGATCCGCGCACCCTGGGGCACGGCGGTCCCTCGCAGACGATGCGGGTAGCCCTCACCGTTGAATCGCTCGTGGTGGTGCAGGACCACGTCGCAGGTCACGTCGGAGAATCCGGTACCACGCAGGATCTCGGCGCCGGCGATCGGGTGGCGCTGGACCAGCTTCCATTCCTCGGGCGTGAGGTTGCGCGGGCTCTTCAGCACCAGGTCGCTGATCTCGATCATGCCGACATCGCGTAGGACGGCACCGTAGAGCAGGTCGAGGCGGTGCTCGCGGTCGTAGTTCATGCGCTCGGCGACGCGGGCCACGTAGTGGACCACGAGGTCGGTGCTCGCGGTCTCGCTCGCGCCGATGCGCTTCTCGTTCAGCGTGACCAGGGTGCGCGCCACGTGCAGGGCCTGGTCCTCGAGGGCACGCACACTGCGCACGTTCTCGGCCGCCACGCCGGCCTGGTGGATCAGGGCCTGCAGGTACTCGGGGTCGAAGTTCCCGCTGCCCTTCGCCCGCCGCGCGGCCAGGGCCAGCAGACCGGAGGTGTGCTCGTTTCCGCGCAAGGGAATGATCACGTCCACACCCAGCCGGTCGAGCTGCACCACCGATGCGCCCCACTCGTCCGGATCGGCGCTCTCGGGCCGCAGGACGTGATCGAGTGCGGCCACCCGTTCGGGGGCGACCACCGGCAACGGGCCGATCTCGTCGGCGTCGATGCCGTAACAGTGTTCGGGAACGAGGCGATCGTCGCGGACGACCAGGTAGATCGCACTCGCCACTCCCATCTCGCCGATCAGCGAGATCATCAATCGCGAGATCAGACGCTCCTCGTCGTCGATCCGGTGCAGTTCGCGGCCGAGTTGCATCACGCTGCGCTGCCGACGCAACTGGGCACGCAGTTTCTTCTCCTCGGGGCCGGGCTCGCCGCGCTGACGTCGGCGACCGATGTCGAGGTCCTGGCCCACCTGCCGGGCCAACAGGTCGAGCGCGAGCTCCTCGCTGCTCACGTACTCCTCGCCCGCCTGGCTCTTGCGCACGAAGAACACGCCCTCCATGCGATCATCGACGAACACGGGAACGACCACCTGACAGTTCAAACGGGTGAGGACGTCGCTCTCGTCCTCGCCCAGGTCCGACTCGACCACGTCGATCAGATCGACGGGTCCGGCGCGGCGCTGCAGGACGTTGCAGACCTCGCCGCTGGCCGGCAGGGCCAGCGGATCGTCGTCGGGGTCGTTGGGCACGCGGGCCAGTCGGTCGCCCTCGAGGACGAACAGGTGGACGGTTTCGGCGAGGTCGGCCCCGTGGAGGAGCCCTTCCAGGACCGGTTTGACCGCACGCAGATCGCCAAGCTCCTGCAGCATGGGCTGGGCGTCGGCCAGGGTCAGGTAGGAATGCCGGCGCGTGACGCCGTCGTCGAGCGCGGGCGGGAGGCGAGCAGGGTCCTGGTCCCCGCTCGCTCCCGCGTCGCGCTGCGTCACGGGACGGTCCTCGTCCGCGGCGTCGCCGGGCGACGCACCGGAGTCGGATCCGTCCGCTTCGGCCAGCAGTTCCTCGGCGCTGAGGGTCTCCACGGCTCGCGACACCGCGTCGGCGTCCTCGACGGGCGCCACGGGTGCCGGATCCGCCTTCCACGCCTTCGAGGCGCTGGCCTGGTCCGGTTCGTCCGTCATCGACGGAGCGATGGTCAGCGTGGGCTCGTCGTCCAGCGAGGCCCGCGCGGTCTCGAGGTCGTCGGCGAAGCGGGGCGTGGTCCCGGTGAAGCGTGCGGTCAGGAACGACTGCACGACCGGCGATGCACCCACGAACCAGGGAGGATGTCCCTGCGCTTCCATGTCCCGGGCGAAGCTCCCGAGGACCTTCGCCACCGAGCCGCCCAGGCTCTCGATCGACCCGAAGTCGAAGACGACCCGGTCCTTGCCCGTGGAGCGGCAACGTTCGACGAGATCCTCGACCGCCCGCCGTTCGCGGGTGCCGAGATGACCGGCGACCTTCACCACGAAGAGGCGGGGATCGTCGGTGCGGACGCTCTCGAATGTGGCGCGCAACTGCATGGTCGGGCCCGTCCCTGGACGCGAAGCGGAACGGCCGGCGTGGTCACCGGCCGTCACCGCGGTCACGCGAATGTGTGCACGGAGCGGGGCATGGGGCTCCCGAAGGGAACCGGGACTCTCGAGCGGATCAGACGAGTTCCTTCGTCAGCCACTTGTCGAGCACCGCCTTCAGGAAACGCCATTCGCTCCCGACCTTCTTCGCGGGGATCTTGCCTTCCTTCGCCAGGCGGCAGACGGTCTTGACGTGCATCTTGAGGTAGTCGGCGGCCTCGGTGGAGGTCATCACGGGCGAGGCGCTGTC
The genomic region above belongs to Candidatus Krumholzibacteriia bacterium and contains:
- a CDS encoding HD domain-containing phosphohydrolase, whose protein sequence is MQLRATFESVRTDDPRLFVVKVAGHLGTRERRAVEDLVERCRSTGKDRVVFDFGSIESLGGSVAKVLGSFARDMEAQGHPPWFVGASPVVQSFLTARFTGTTPRFADDLETARASLDDEPTLTIAPSMTDEPDQASASKAWKADPAPVAPVEDADAVSRAVETLSAEELLAEADGSDSGASPGDAADEDRPVTQRDAGASGDQDPARLPPALDDGVTRRHSYLTLADAQPMLQELGDLRAVKPVLEGLLHGADLAETVHLFVLEGDRLARVPNDPDDDPLALPASGEVCNVLQRRAGPVDLIDVVESDLGEDESDVLTRLNCQVVVPVFVDDRMEGVFFVRKSQAGEEYVSSEELALDLLARQVGQDLDIGRRRQRGEPGPEEKKLRAQLRRQRSVMQLGRELHRIDDEERLISRLMISLIGEMGVASAIYLVVRDDRLVPEHCYGIDADEIGPLPVVAPERVAALDHVLRPESADPDEWGASVVQLDRLGVDVIIPLRGNEHTSGLLALAARRAKGSGNFDPEYLQALIHQAGVAAENVRSVRALEDQALHVARTLVTLNEKRIGASETASTDLVVHYVARVAERMNYDREHRLDLLYGAVLRDVGMIEISDLVLKSPRNLTPEEWKLVQRHPIAGAEILRGTGFSDVTCDVVLHHHERFNGEGYPHRLRGTAVPQGARIVSVVESYVAMIRDTPYRAALSPDEAVAVLEENWEMRYDPVVIEVFVEILRDDPTPGLDDADVDDLLRTTATV
- a CDS encoding helix-turn-helix domain-containing protein, translating into MTTTKFGADYGKIYIGAEDSASPVMTSTEAADYLKMHVKTVCRLAKEGKIPAKKVGSEWRFLKAVLDKWLTKELV